The following proteins are co-located in the Pseudomonas synxantha genome:
- the merT gene encoding mercuric ion transporter MerT has product MSESQKGRGALLAGGLAAILASTCCLGPLVLIALGFSGAWIGNLTVLEPYRPFFIGAALLALFFAYRRIFRPAQACKPGETCAIPQVRTTYKFIFWLVMALVLVALGFPYILPLFY; this is encoded by the coding sequence ATGTCTGAATCACAAAAGGGCCGTGGTGCACTCCTCGCTGGAGGTCTGGCGGCGATCCTTGCGTCCACCTGCTGCCTGGGCCCGCTGGTGCTAATTGCCCTGGGCTTCAGCGGCGCCTGGATCGGTAATCTCACCGTTCTGGAGCCCTACCGCCCGTTTTTCATCGGCGCGGCATTGTTGGCGCTGTTCTTCGCTTACCGGCGCATTTTCCGCCCGGCTCAAGCCTGCAAACCCGGTGAGACCTGCGCAATTCCGCAGGTACGAACCACCTACAAGTTCATTTTCTGGCTCGTGATGGCACTCGTGCTGGTCGCGCTCGGTTTCCCCTACATCCTCCCGTTGTTTTACTGA
- the merP gene encoding mercury resistance system periplasmic binding protein MerP has product MKKLFAALALIAVVSPVWAAIQTVTLSVPGMTCAACPITVKKALTQVEGVTKTEVSFEKREAIVTFDDAKTNSEALTKATEDAGYPSTIKQ; this is encoded by the coding sequence ATGAAAAAGCTGTTTGCCGCTCTCGCGCTCATTGCCGTGGTTTCCCCGGTGTGGGCCGCCATCCAAACCGTCACCCTGTCGGTACCGGGCATGACCTGCGCCGCCTGTCCGATCACGGTCAAGAAAGCGCTGACCCAGGTCGAGGGCGTGACCAAGACCGAGGTGAGTTTCGAGAAACGCGAAGCCATCGTGACCTTCGACGATGCCAAGACCAACTCCGAGGCCCTGACCAAGGCGACCGAGGATGCCGGCTATCCATCTACCATCAAGCAATAG
- the merC gene encoding organomercurial transporter MerC produces the protein MRNPLNLFTRIGDKASSVGVLVSALGCAACFPALASLGAAIGLGFLSQWEGLFITTLLPLFAALALLVNSLGWLKHRQWQRTALGLIGPVLVLAAVFLMRAYGWRSGWLLYIGLALMLGGSIWDLVSPAHPRCAPGACPPQPKQ, from the coding sequence ATGAGAAATCCTCTCAATCTGTTCACGCGGATCGGTGACAAAGCCAGTTCCGTCGGTGTGCTGGTTTCAGCCCTAGGCTGCGCCGCGTGTTTTCCTGCTCTGGCTAGCTTAGGCGCTGCAATCGGTCTGGGCTTTTTGAGCCAGTGGGAAGGCCTGTTCATCACCACGCTACTGCCCTTGTTTGCGGCCCTGGCGCTGCTCGTCAATTCCCTTGGCTGGCTCAAACATCGGCAGTGGCAGCGAACTGCACTCGGCCTGATAGGCCCTGTCCTGGTCTTGGCTGCGGTGTTTTTGATGCGGGCTTATGGCTGGCGGAGCGGTTGGCTGCTCTATATCGGTCTGGCCCTCATGCTTGGGGGCTCGATCTGGGATCTCGTGTCGCCCGCCCACCCCCGTTGCGCCCCGGGTGCCTGCCCACCACAGCCAAAACAGTAA
- the merA gene encoding mercury(II) reductase, protein MTTLRIHGMTCASCADRVRDALEGISGVHRADVSYAGGKAEMTADAAVSREQMQAAVEALGYQASFEVASLQPRPGQLDKALGWLRSDTEVGKNGDALHIAVIGSGGAAMAAALKAVEAGARVTLIERGTIGGTCVNVGCVPSKIMIRAAHVAHLRRESPFDDGMPATPPTVLRERLLAQQQGLVDELRHAKYEGILESTPAITVLRGTARFQDGHTLSVELVEGGGREVAFDRCLIATGAGAAVPPIRGLQDTPYWTSEEALASASIPQRLAVIGSSVVALELAQAFARLGSRVTILARNSLFFREDPAIGEALTAAFRMEGIDVLEQTQASQVTHANGEFVLTTNHGELRADQLFVATGRTPNTQSLNLEAAGVLLDERGAIQIDQGMRSSAVDIYAAGDCTNQPQFVYVAAAAGTRAAINMTGGEATLNLDAMPAVVFTDPQVATVGYSEAEAQRAGLETDSRTLSLDNVPRALANFDTRGFIKLVAEAGSGRLLGVQAVAPEAGELIQTAVLAIRNRMTVQELADQLFPYLTMVEGLKLAAQTFTKDVKQLSCCAG, encoded by the coding sequence ATGACCACACTGCGAATCCACGGTATGACCTGCGCCTCCTGTGCCGACCGCGTCAGAGATGCTCTGGAGGGAATCTCCGGCGTGCACCGGGCGGACGTCTCCTACGCCGGTGGGAAGGCCGAAATGACGGCCGACGCGGCTGTCAGCCGTGAACAAATGCAAGCCGCCGTCGAGGCCCTTGGGTATCAAGCGTCGTTCGAAGTCGCCTCGCTACAACCGCGCCCCGGCCAGCTCGATAAGGCGCTGGGCTGGTTGCGCAGCGACACCGAGGTCGGCAAAAACGGCGACGCGCTACACATTGCAGTCATAGGCAGCGGCGGTGCGGCAATGGCGGCCGCCTTGAAGGCGGTGGAAGCCGGCGCCCGCGTCACTCTGATCGAGCGCGGCACCATCGGCGGCACTTGCGTCAACGTCGGCTGCGTGCCGTCGAAAATCATGATTCGCGCCGCGCATGTGGCTCATTTGCGCCGCGAGAGTCCGTTCGATGACGGAATGCCCGCCACGCCGCCGACCGTCCTGCGCGAGCGGCTGCTCGCGCAACAGCAAGGCCTTGTCGACGAACTGCGTCACGCCAAGTACGAAGGCATTCTGGAGAGCACACCAGCCATCACCGTGCTGCGTGGCACCGCTCGCTTCCAGGACGGCCACACGCTCAGCGTCGAACTGGTCGAGGGGGGCGGGCGCGAAGTCGCGTTCGACCGCTGCCTGATCGCTACCGGCGCCGGTGCGGCCGTGCCGCCGATTCGCGGGCTGCAAGACACCCCCTATTGGACCTCGGAGGAGGCACTGGCCAGCGCCAGTATTCCGCAACGGCTCGCCGTGATCGGCTCATCCGTGGTGGCCTTGGAGCTGGCGCAAGCCTTTGCCCGGCTGGGTAGCCGCGTCACCATCCTGGCGCGCAACTCGCTGTTCTTCCGCGAAGATCCGGCCATCGGCGAGGCGCTGACCGCAGCCTTCCGCATGGAGGGCATCGACGTGCTTGAGCAGACACAAGCCAGTCAGGTGACCCACGCCAACGGCGAATTCGTACTGACCACCAACCACGGTGAACTGCGCGCCGACCAACTGTTCGTCGCCACCGGCCGCACGCCCAACACCCAAAGCCTGAACCTGGAAGCGGCGGGTGTACTGTTGGATGAACGCGGCGCCATTCAGATCGATCAGGGCATGCGCAGTAGCGCAGTGGATATCTATGCAGCCGGCGACTGCACCAACCAGCCGCAGTTCGTCTACGTCGCGGCGGCGGCTGGCACCCGTGCGGCGATCAACATGACCGGCGGCGAAGCTACGCTTAATCTCGATGCCATGCCGGCGGTGGTGTTCACCGATCCGCAGGTGGCCACCGTCGGTTACAGCGAAGCGGAAGCACAGCGCGCAGGCCTCGAAACCGACAGTCGCACGCTGAGCCTGGACAACGTGCCGCGTGCGCTGGCCAACTTCGACACGCGAGGGTTCATCAAGCTGGTCGCCGAAGCGGGTTCTGGTCGGTTGCTCGGCGTGCAGGCGGTGGCCCCGGAAGCGGGCGAGCTGATTCAGACGGCGGTGCTGGCTATTCGCAACCGCATGACCGTGCAGGAGCTGGCCGACCAGTTGTTCCCCTACCTAACCATGGTCGAGGGCCTGAAGCTCGCGGCGCAGACTTTCACCAAGGACGTAAAGCAATTGTCCTGCTGCGCTGGATGA
- the merB gene encoding organomercurial lyase MerB, with the protein MKFARYITEIAERLTPTNRPKGFAEFLVALLGELAKGRPISRTTLARTLGWPAEQVAAVLEQATSTEYDNDGNIIGYVLTLRETSHVLEIDNRRLYAWCALDTLMLPALIGRTARVSSHCAATGAPVSLTVSPSEIQAVEPADVAVSLVLPQEAADVRQSFCCHVHFFASIPAAEDWASKHQGLTIVSVQEAFGVGQELNRHLLQTLPMRTS; encoded by the coding sequence ATGAAATTTGCCCGCTACATTACCGAGATCGCCGAACGTCTCACCCCGACCAACCGGCCCAAAGGTTTTGCGGAGTTCTTGGTCGCGCTACTGGGTGAACTTGCCAAGGGACGCCCGATTTCGCGAACTACGCTTGCCAGGACTCTTGGCTGGCCCGCTGAGCAAGTGGCGGCTGTGCTCGAACAAGCCACCAGTACCGAATACGACAACGATGGGAACATCATCGGCTATGTCCTCACCTTGCGCGAGACGTCGCATGTCTTGGAAATTGACAACCGCCGGCTGTATGCCTGGTGCGCGCTGGACACCCTGATGCTCCCGGCGTTAATCGGCCGTACAGCTCGCGTCTCGTCGCATTGCGCTGCAACTGGAGCACCCGTTTCGCTTACGGTTTCACCCAGCGAGATACAGGCTGTTGAACCTGCCGACGTGGCAGTGTCACTGGTATTGCCGCAGGAGGCGGCCGACGTTCGTCAGTCCTTCTGTTGCCATGTGCATTTCTTCGCATCTATCCCAGCGGCAGAAGATTGGGCCTCCAAGCATCAAGGATTGACTATCGTAAGCGTCCAAGAGGCGTTCGGCGTGGGCCAGGAGCTTAATCGACATCTGTTGCAGACCCTTCCAATGAGAACATCGTGA